The following is a genomic window from Amycolatopsis acidiphila.
CGAGCGACGTCGCGGAGCAGCAGGCAGTCGTCGATCTCGGCGACCCGGACGAGGTGCAGGGGTAGCTCGAACGGACGCATTGACAATGCTTTACCCGCAGGACGAGTATCGCGTTGAGTTTTGTTGGTTTCGCCGCCGAACCCAACGCTGGGGTGTCCGATGTCGTTCGTTTCGCGTGTCTTCGGGATCTTCGCCGCCGGGCTGCTCGCCGCCGGCACCCTGTCGGTTCCGGTGAGCACGGCCGCGCCCGGCGCGCCGGCCCGGAGCACCGACTTCGACTCGGGCTGGCGGTTCGCGCTCGCCAACACCACGGGCGCGGACGCCCCCGAGCCGCCGCCGGGTGACCGCGCGTGGCGACCGGTGGACCTGCCGCACGACTGGAGCATCGGGCTCGATCCGGTGCAGAGCGCGAACACCACCGCCGGCACCGGGTTCCTGCCCGGCGGCCTCGGCTGGTACCGCAAGGCGTTCACGCTCCCGCCGTCGCTCGCGGGCAAGAAGGTGTCGATCGAGTTCGACGGCGTGTACATGGACTCGACCGTGTACTTCAACGGCCAGGCGATCGGCAGCCACGCCTACGGCTACACCGGTTTCGCGCTGGACCTGACCCCGCTCGCGCACACCGACGGCCGCACGCCGAACGTGCTCGACGTGAAGGTGCGCAACCAGGTGCCCAGCAGCCGCTGGTACTCCGGCAGCGGTATCTACCGCGACGTGCACCTCGTCGTCACCGATCCCGCGCACGTCGAGCGGCACGGGACCACCGTCACCACGCCGGGCCTCGCCGACACGATCAAGGCCGGGTACGCGGCGGTGCACGTCGACACCACCACGAGCGGTGCCGGCGGCGCCGAGCTGACGACCACCGTCCGCGACGCCGAAGGCCGCGCCGTGGCCCGGGCCTCGGCGCCCGTCACCGCGGCCACCACCGGCACCGACCTGCGCGTGAGCCACCCCGTGCTGTGGTCCACCGACCGGCCCTATCTGTACACAGTGGACACCCAGTTGTCCGTGCGGGGCAAGGTCACCGACAGCACGACGACCACGTTCGGCATCCGCTGGAGCACCTTCGACCCCGACCACGGCTTCTCCCTCAACGGCAAGGCGATGAAGCTGCAGGGGGTGAACCTGCACCACGACCTCGGCGCGCTCGGCTCGGCGACCGACTACGGCGCGGTGCTCCGCCAGCTGGAGATCATGAAGAGCATGGGCGTCAACGCGTTGCGCACCTCGCACAACCCGCCCTCGCCGCAGGTGATCGAGGCCTGCCAGCGGCTCGGGATCGTGATGATGGTCGAGGCGTTCGACACCTGGCGCACGCCCAAGGTCGCCAACGACTACGGCCGGTTCTTCGACGCGAACAGCGACGCCGACATCGCCGAGATGGTGAACTCCGCGAAGAACTCCCCCGCGGTGGTGATGTGGTCGATCGGCAACGAGATCCCGGACTCCACGTCGGTGAGCATCGGCGTGCCGATCGCGCGGCGGCTGATCGCCGACGTCCGGGCGATCGACCCCACCCGGCCGATCGTGATGGGCTCGGACAAGTACCGCAGCGTGCCCGCCGACGGCTCGGCGCAGGACCAGATCCTGAAGATGCTCGACGGGATCGGCCTCAACTACAACACCGCGGCGTCGGTCGACGCGTTGCACGCCAAGTACCCGACGAAGTTCCTCTTCGAGTCCGAGTCCTCGTCCGAGACCTCGACGCGCGGCGAGTACGACAGCCCGGACCAGCTCAACAGCGGGGAGGACTACACACCGGGCAAGCGCGGGGCGTCCTCCTACGACAACAACCTGTCCTCATGGACCTACAGCGGCGAGTACGGCCTGAAGAAGGACCGCGACCGCGAGTACTTCGCCGGGCAGTTCCTGTGGTCGGGCATCGACTACATCGGCGAGCCCACCCCCTACGACAACGTGTTCCCCGTGAAGTCCTCGTTCTTCGGCGCGGTGGACACCGCCGGGTTCCCGAAGGACCAGTACTACCTGTTCCGCAGCCAGTGGACGAGCGACCCGATGGTGCACCTGCTGCCGATGGACTGGACCGCGCACAAACCGGGCGAACCGGTGAGCGTGTGGGCGTACAGCAACGCGGACACCGTCGAGCTGTTCCTCAACGGCAAGTCGCTCGGCTCGCGGTCGTTCGACTCGAAGACGACGACGTACGGCAAGAAGTACCTCGAGACCACCGGCGCGACCGGTGACGACAAGACCGTCACGGGCGGGCCCTATGCGGGCAGCTACACCAGTCCCAACGGGAGCGCGGGGCGGCTGCACCTGACGTGGACCGTGCCGTTCGCCCCGGGCCGGCTGGTCGCCGTCGCCAAGCGCGGCGGCAAGGAGGTCGCGCGCGACGTGCTCGACACGGCGGGTGCGCCGGCGGCGGTCAAGCTGAGCACGCAGGACTACGGCTCCCTGTCGTTCGTCACCGCGGACGTCGTGGACGCGCACGGGGTGCTGGTGCCCGACGCCGCGAACGAGCTGACGTTCCGGGTCACCGGCGGGAAGCTGCTCGGCCTGGACAACGGGCAGGAGGAGAGCGCCGAGAACTACCGGTCCAGTTCGCGAGCGGCGTTCCACGGCAAGGCGCTCGCGATCGTGTCGGCGGGCGCCCGGGTCAGCGTGACCTCGCCGGGGCTGCGGTCGCCCGAGGGTGCCGGGCCGCCGGTGCGCGTGCCCGCCGCCGACGCAAGCTTCTCGGGCGCGGCGGACACGATCCCGGCGGCCATGCTCGACGGCGACCTGTCCACGGGCTGGTCGAACTACTACCGCAAGGACCCGACGGCGCTGCTGCCCGCGGTGAGCAGCCCGCACGCGAGCGACTGGGTCTCGGTGGCGTGGCCCACGGCCCGGCGCACCGGCAGCGCCGCACTGTCGTTCACGACGGACGCCACGACCGCCTTGCCGTCGTCGATCGCGGTGTCCTATTGGGACGGTTCCCGGTTCGTTCCCGTTCGCGGCCAGCACGTCACATGGGCGGCGGGCTCGAACCAGCCCACCCGCGTCGAGTTTGACCCGGTCGTGACGACCAGGCTGAAGTTCGAGCTGACCAGCGGCGGGAGGTTCCTGCGCGTGGCGGAGCTGGCGGCCTGAGCGGCACGTTCTGGCAGCATGGGTTTCCGAGACCGTCACCCCTGCTGTGAGGAGACCCGTGGACCTGGTCACGCTGCGCCGCGACGTGCACGCGCATCCCGAACCCGCGTTCTGCGAGCTGCGCACCGCCGCGCTCGTGCTGGCGCACCTGCGGGAGCTGCCCGCGGAGATCCGCACGGGCGCGCTGGCGCTCGACGGGATCCCGGCCTATCCGGACGAAGCGGCGCTCGCGCGGTTCGCCGGCCTGGCGATCGACAGCGGGGCCGACGCCGGAGACGTCACGGCCCTCACGCGCGAGGGCACCGCGATCGTGGCCGAGCTGGCCGGGTCGCGCCCGGGGCCGACGTGGGCGCTGCGCTTCGACATGGACGCCCTGCCGGTGACCGAGGCCGGGGAGAGCAGGCACCTGCCCGCCGCGGAGGGTTTCCGGTCCAGCTACGAAGGGTTCATGCACGCCTGCGGGCACGACGGGCACGTCGCGATCGGGCTGGCACTCGCCGGGCGCCTCGCGGACCGGGACT
Proteins encoded in this region:
- a CDS encoding glycoside hydrolase family 2 TIM barrel-domain containing protein translates to MSFVSRVFGIFAAGLLAAGTLSVPVSTAAPGAPARSTDFDSGWRFALANTTGADAPEPPPGDRAWRPVDLPHDWSIGLDPVQSANTTAGTGFLPGGLGWYRKAFTLPPSLAGKKVSIEFDGVYMDSTVYFNGQAIGSHAYGYTGFALDLTPLAHTDGRTPNVLDVKVRNQVPSSRWYSGSGIYRDVHLVVTDPAHVERHGTTVTTPGLADTIKAGYAAVHVDTTTSGAGGAELTTTVRDAEGRAVARASAPVTAATTGTDLRVSHPVLWSTDRPYLYTVDTQLSVRGKVTDSTTTTFGIRWSTFDPDHGFSLNGKAMKLQGVNLHHDLGALGSATDYGAVLRQLEIMKSMGVNALRTSHNPPSPQVIEACQRLGIVMMVEAFDTWRTPKVANDYGRFFDANSDADIAEMVNSAKNSPAVVMWSIGNEIPDSTSVSIGVPIARRLIADVRAIDPTRPIVMGSDKYRSVPADGSAQDQILKMLDGIGLNYNTAASVDALHAKYPTKFLFESESSSETSTRGEYDSPDQLNSGEDYTPGKRGASSYDNNLSSWTYSGEYGLKKDRDREYFAGQFLWSGIDYIGEPTPYDNVFPVKSSFFGAVDTAGFPKDQYYLFRSQWTSDPMVHLLPMDWTAHKPGEPVSVWAYSNADTVELFLNGKSLGSRSFDSKTTTYGKKYLETTGATGDDKTVTGGPYAGSYTSPNGSAGRLHLTWTVPFAPGRLVAVAKRGGKEVARDVLDTAGAPAAVKLSTQDYGSLSFVTADVVDAHGVLVPDAANELTFRVTGGKLLGLDNGQEESAENYRSSSRAAFHGKALAIVSAGARVSVTSPGLRSPEGAGPPVRVPAADASFSGAADTIPAAMLDGDLSTGWSNYYRKDPTALLPAVSSPHASDWVSVAWPTARRTGSAALSFTTDATTALPSSIAVSYWDGSRFVPVRGQHVTWAAGSNQPTRVEFDPVVTTRLKFELTSGGRFLRVAELAA